Proteins from one Desulfocurvus vexinensis DSM 17965 genomic window:
- a CDS encoding terminase gpA endonuclease subunit, with protein sequence MGVIDDYAREMTAEYLDDKKLCWLCPEGKDNHFWDCEVMALVAAHELDLCNWKRPAPKAKQAAWACTGQPCPALLPGSGARPDWFNQRR encoded by the coding sequence GTGGGAGTCATCGATGACTACGCCCGCGAGATGACCGCCGAATACCTCGACGACAAGAAGCTCTGCTGGCTTTGCCCCGAGGGCAAGGACAACCACTTCTGGGACTGCGAGGTCATGGCCCTGGTCGCGGCCCACGAGCTGGACCTGTGCAACTGGAAGCGCCCGGCGCCTAAAGCCAAACAGGCTGCCTGGGCCTGCACGGGGCAGCCCTGCCCCGCACTCCTGCCCGGCTCTGGAGCCCGCCCGGACTGGTTCAATCAAAGGAGATGA